Proteins from a single region of Corynebacterium pseudogenitalium:
- the purQ gene encoding phosphoribosylformylglycinamidine synthase subunit PurQ, protein MTATIGVITFPGTLDDVDALRAVRLAGAQPKSLWHADEDLTGVDAVVVPGGFSYGDYLRSGAIAAQAPMMGAVVEAAKKGMPVLGICNGFQILTEAGLLPGALTRNQHLNFYCVDTYLEVANAETAWTNRFNEGDKILVPAKHGEGRFQASAETIEQLEKEGRVVFRYTDNFNGSINAIAGVTSENGRIVGLMPHPEHAIEALTGPSTDGLGLFLSAISSIGA, encoded by the coding sequence ATGACGGCAACCATCGGTGTAATCACGTTCCCAGGCACGCTCGACGACGTCGATGCGTTGCGTGCGGTTCGCCTGGCTGGCGCACAGCCGAAGTCGCTGTGGCACGCTGATGAAGATTTGACGGGTGTTGACGCCGTCGTGGTCCCCGGTGGGTTTTCCTACGGGGACTATTTGCGTTCCGGAGCCATCGCCGCGCAAGCCCCAATGATGGGCGCTGTGGTGGAGGCTGCGAAGAAGGGCATGCCGGTGCTGGGCATCTGCAACGGTTTCCAGATCCTCACCGAGGCTGGACTGCTGCCGGGCGCGCTGACCCGCAATCAGCACCTGAACTTCTACTGCGTGGACACCTACCTTGAGGTGGCCAACGCGGAGACCGCGTGGACGAACCGCTTCAACGAGGGGGACAAGATCCTCGTGCCGGCGAAGCACGGCGAGGGCCGCTTCCAGGCGTCCGCCGAGACCATCGAGCAGCTGGAGAAGGAAGGCCGCGTGGTGTTCCGCTACACGGATAACTTCAACGGCTCTATCAACGCGATTGCTGGTGTGACGAGCGAAAACGGCCGCATCGTGGGGTTGATGCCGCACCCGGAGCACGCGATTGAGGCGCTTACGGGGCCGTCGACGGACGGGCTCGGGTTGTTCTTGTCCGCTATTTCTTCGATCGGAGCGTAG
- a CDS encoding sterol carrier family protein, giving the protein MEPQHNMKSMAQRKAPKKTELDPAATRAAVLAIKDWLLDEEGVDKPGRALLADAVRRTARTLAHEMPGHTVELRIPPFVAVQCVEGPRHTRGTPPNVVEMDPTTWLRIATGCATFEEEVRAGRIDASGSRAHEVQKGLPVLPLHP; this is encoded by the coding sequence ATGGAACCACAGCATAATATGAAATCCATGGCACAGAGGAAGGCACCGAAGAAGACAGAGCTGGACCCAGCAGCGACACGAGCGGCCGTCCTGGCAATCAAGGACTGGTTGTTGGACGAAGAGGGCGTCGATAAGCCCGGCAGGGCTTTGCTCGCCGACGCCGTGCGGCGCACAGCCCGCACCCTCGCCCACGAAATGCCCGGGCACACAGTAGAGCTGCGAATACCCCCGTTTGTTGCCGTGCAATGCGTCGAAGGCCCCCGCCACACCCGCGGCACCCCGCCCAACGTCGTCGAAATGGACCCGACCACTTGGCTGCGAATCGCCACAGGTTGTGCCACTTTCGAGGAAGAAGTTCGCGCCGGGCGTATCGACGCCTCCGGCTCCCGAGCCCACGAAGTCCAAAAAGGGCTGCCAGTTCTACCCCTTCACCCCTAG
- the purF gene encoding amidophosphoribosyltransferase, with protein MRTEEEYIGDDTPREECGVFGVWAPGEDVSKLTYFGLFALQHRGQEGAGIAVGDHDQVVVFKDIGLVSQIFDEPTLGALQGDVAIGHTRYSTAGNNSWDNVQPMYRVSPNGTDVALAHNGNLTNYVELQREAVERKLIPADGVEGQGSSSDTAVVSALLADAIRDDVTLLDSARQLLPRVKGAFCFMVTDGKTLYAARDPHGVRPLCLGRLERGWVVASETCALDIVGASFVRDIEPGELIAIDETGVHSERFADAPHAHCVFEYVYVARPDSVVDGQSVNSARIDIGRRLARVAPVDADLVMPVPESGTPAAIGYAEESGIPFKQGMMKNAYVGRTFIQPSDTLRQLGLRLKLNPVREVIEGKKLVVVDDSIVRGNTQRKLIRMLREAGAAEVHVRIASPPVKWPCFYGIDFASPGELIANHGRGGNEEVVAESIRTMVGADSLAFVTTEDMIASTNQPASNLCAACFTGEYPLGLPEGNHNADLVRRLQKGENAS; from the coding sequence GTGCGAACCGAAGAGGAATACATCGGGGATGACACTCCGCGCGAAGAATGCGGTGTGTTCGGCGTTTGGGCGCCCGGTGAAGACGTATCAAAACTGACATATTTCGGACTATTTGCCCTCCAGCACCGCGGCCAAGAAGGCGCAGGTATCGCTGTGGGCGACCATGACCAAGTGGTGGTGTTCAAGGACATCGGGCTGGTCAGCCAAATCTTTGACGAGCCGACGCTCGGCGCGCTGCAAGGCGACGTCGCCATCGGCCACACCCGGTACTCCACGGCGGGCAACAACTCGTGGGACAACGTGCAGCCGATGTACCGCGTCAGCCCCAACGGCACCGACGTCGCGCTGGCACACAACGGCAACCTGACCAACTACGTCGAGCTGCAGCGCGAGGCCGTGGAGCGCAAGCTCATCCCCGCCGACGGGGTAGAGGGTCAAGGCTCCTCCTCCGACACGGCGGTCGTCTCCGCCCTGCTTGCCGATGCCATCCGCGACGACGTCACCCTCCTGGACTCCGCGCGCCAACTCCTGCCGCGCGTCAAGGGAGCGTTCTGCTTCATGGTGACCGACGGCAAGACCCTCTACGCGGCCCGCGACCCACACGGCGTGCGCCCACTGTGCCTCGGCCGCCTGGAACGCGGCTGGGTCGTCGCATCCGAAACGTGTGCGCTGGACATCGTGGGCGCCTCCTTCGTCCGCGACATCGAACCAGGCGAGCTCATCGCCATCGACGAGACCGGCGTCCACTCCGAGCGCTTCGCCGACGCACCACACGCGCACTGCGTGTTCGAGTACGTCTACGTCGCCCGGCCCGACTCAGTTGTCGACGGCCAATCCGTCAACAGCGCCCGCATCGATATCGGGCGCCGCCTGGCCCGCGTCGCACCCGTCGACGCCGACCTGGTCATGCCGGTCCCAGAGTCCGGCACCCCGGCCGCCATCGGCTACGCCGAGGAGTCCGGCATCCCGTTCAAGCAGGGCATGATGAAGAACGCCTACGTGGGCCGCACCTTCATCCAGCCCTCGGACACGCTGCGCCAGCTGGGACTGCGCCTGAAGCTCAACCCGGTGCGCGAAGTCATCGAGGGTAAGAAGCTCGTCGTCGTGGATGACTCCATCGTGCGCGGCAACACCCAGCGCAAACTGATCCGGATGCTGCGCGAGGCCGGCGCCGCCGAAGTGCACGTGCGCATCGCTTCGCCACCAGTGAAGTGGCCGTGCTTCTACGGCATCGACTTCGCCAGCCCCGGCGAGCTCATCGCCAACCACGGGCGCGGCGGCAACGAAGAAGTTGTTGCCGAGTCCATCAGGACCATGGTGGGTGCGGACTCCCTGGCGTTCGTCACCACCGAGGACATGATCGCCTCCACCAACCAGCCAGCCTCCAACCTCTGCGCGGCCTGCTTCACCGGCGAGTACCCACTCGGGCTCCCGGAGGGCAACCACAACGCAGATCTTGTTCGTCGTCTTCAGAAAGGTGAAAACGCATCATGA
- a CDS encoding S9 family peptidase, translated as MTNFSAQPPVAAQHPTTRVFHGREFVDNYEWLRDKQSPETIAYLEAENAYTAEATAPFAPLAEQVYQEMKSRIKETDMSVPQRNGDWWYYGRTIEGKSYGVSCRVRVGDDPWTPPTLPEDGSPLPGEQVLLDLNEMAEGHEFFSLGASAVSTSGRLLAFSTDTSGDERFDLRIKDLETGELLPDTIEGAFYGATWAGEQYLFYLRVDDAWRPHQVWRHEVGTAASEDVLVYQEDDERFNLGVGGDRAEQFLYIVASSKLTSEWRAVPLETPTAEFEVLWPREEGVEYDLDYAELAGRGYWVVTHNATGPNFAVGTCPVDARVPLTELETFVEHSADVRVEGVDTYRDFLFCAYRSGGISRLAVAPVEGDNFGALRELEFDEELYTVGLGGNPEWDAPVVRLTYTSFTQPAQLFDYQVATRGVTLLKQQEVLGGYDAADYVASRMWATADDGTQVPISVVHRADLDMTHPHPTLLYAYGSYESSVDPGFSVARLSLLDRGMVWACAHVRGGGEMGRGWYDNGKMLTKKNTFTDFIACADELVRAGVSSYDTLVAEGGSAGGMLMGAIANMAPEKFAGIQAIVPFVDPLTSILMPELPLTVVEWEEWGDPYHDPEVYDYMASYAPYENITAQRYPDILAVTSLNDTRVLYVEPAKWVAKLREIATGGEILLKTEMSAGHGGVSGRYEKWKQTAFEYAWTLVHSGACTV; from the coding sequence ATGACGAATTTCAGCGCGCAACCGCCAGTGGCAGCACAACACCCTACGACTCGCGTGTTTCATGGACGCGAGTTCGTCGATAATTATGAGTGGCTCCGGGACAAGCAGTCCCCGGAGACCATTGCCTATTTGGAGGCGGAGAACGCGTATACCGCGGAGGCGACCGCCCCGTTTGCCCCGCTCGCTGAGCAGGTTTACCAGGAGATGAAGTCTCGCATCAAGGAGACTGATATGTCCGTGCCGCAGCGCAACGGCGACTGGTGGTACTACGGCCGCACCATCGAGGGTAAGAGCTACGGCGTGTCCTGCCGCGTGCGGGTCGGCGACGACCCGTGGACGCCGCCGACGCTGCCGGAGGACGGCTCGCCGCTGCCGGGGGAGCAGGTGCTGCTTGACCTCAACGAGATGGCCGAGGGCCATGAGTTCTTCTCACTCGGCGCGTCAGCGGTATCTACGTCGGGGCGCTTGCTCGCCTTTTCGACGGATACCTCCGGCGACGAGCGCTTCGACCTGCGCATCAAGGACCTGGAGACCGGCGAGCTGCTGCCGGATACCATCGAAGGTGCCTTTTACGGCGCGACGTGGGCGGGGGAGCAGTACCTGTTTTACCTGCGCGTTGATGACGCGTGGCGCCCGCACCAGGTGTGGCGCCACGAGGTAGGCACGGCGGCGTCAGAGGACGTGCTGGTCTACCAGGAGGACGACGAGCGCTTCAACCTCGGCGTGGGCGGGGACCGCGCCGAGCAGTTCCTGTACATCGTGGCCAGCTCGAAGCTGACCAGCGAGTGGCGCGCGGTACCCCTGGAGACGCCGACCGCCGAGTTCGAGGTGCTGTGGCCGCGCGAGGAAGGCGTGGAGTACGACCTGGATTACGCGGAGCTCGCCGGGCGCGGGTACTGGGTGGTCACGCACAACGCCACCGGCCCCAACTTTGCAGTGGGGACCTGCCCGGTGGATGCGCGGGTGCCGCTGACTGAGCTGGAGACGTTCGTGGAGCACAGCGCGGACGTGCGCGTAGAGGGCGTCGATACGTACCGGGACTTCCTGTTTTGTGCCTACCGCTCGGGCGGCATTAGCAGGCTTGCGGTAGCGCCTGTGGAGGGGGACAACTTCGGCGCGCTGCGCGAGCTCGAGTTCGACGAGGAGCTCTACACCGTGGGCCTCGGCGGTAACCCTGAGTGGGACGCCCCGGTGGTGCGGCTGACCTACACCTCGTTTACGCAGCCTGCCCAGCTGTTCGACTACCAGGTGGCCACCCGCGGCGTGACGTTGCTGAAGCAGCAGGAGGTGCTCGGGGGCTACGACGCCGCCGACTACGTTGCCAGCCGCATGTGGGCTACGGCCGACGACGGAACCCAGGTGCCGATCTCCGTGGTGCACCGCGCGGACCTGGACATGACCCATCCGCACCCGACGCTGCTCTACGCCTACGGCTCCTACGAGTCCTCCGTGGACCCAGGCTTTTCCGTGGCGCGACTGTCGCTGCTGGACCGCGGCATGGTGTGGGCGTGCGCGCACGTGCGCGGCGGCGGCGAGATGGGCCGCGGCTGGTACGACAATGGCAAGATGCTCACGAAGAAGAACACGTTCACCGACTTCATCGCGTGCGCCGACGAGCTGGTGCGCGCGGGCGTGAGCTCCTACGACACGCTTGTGGCCGAGGGCGGATCGGCGGGCGGGATGCTGATGGGCGCGATTGCGAACATGGCCCCGGAGAAGTTCGCGGGCATCCAGGCGATCGTGCCGTTTGTGGACCCGCTGACCTCAATCCTCATGCCGGAGCTGCCGCTGACCGTGGTGGAGTGGGAGGAGTGGGGCGACCCGTACCATGACCCGGAGGTGTACGACTACATGGCCTCCTACGCCCCGTATGAGAACATCACAGCCCAGCGCTACCCGGACATCCTTGCAGTGACCAGCCTGAACGATACGCGCGTGCTGTACGTGGAGCCCGCGAAGTGGGTGGCGAAGCTGCGTGAGATAGCTACGGGCGGGGAGATTCTGCTTAAGACGGAGATGTCCGCCGGTCACGGCGGTGTGTCCGGCCGCTACGAGAAGTGGAAGCAGACCGCGTTCGAGTACGCCTGGACGCTCGTACACTCGGGGGCGTGCACCGTCTAG
- the purL gene encoding phosphoribosylformylglycinamidine synthase subunit PurL, translating into MTVHNDTVEHAAQTPELEQPYAELGLKTDEYEKIKRILGRRPTDAELTVYSVMWSEHCSYKSSKVHLRYFGETMTEEMASKILAGIGENAGVVDIGDGDAVTFRVESHNHPSFVEPYQGAATGVGGIVRDIMAMGARPIAVMDQLRFGPADAPDTKRVLPGVVHGVGGYGNSLGLPNIGGETVFDEAYAGNPLVNALCVGTLKVEDLKLAFASGTGNKVVLFGSRTGLDGIGGVSVLGSATFEEGEERKLPAVQVGDPFAEKVLIECCLELYKAGVVVGIQDLGGGGLACATSELAAAGDGGMTVNLDNVPLRAANMSAAEILASESQERMCAVVTPENVDRFMEICAKWEVGAAVIGEVTDEKDRYLVYHKGELVLDAPPSSIDEGPVYDRPYARPEWLDGVQAKADVDTSEDLEATWLKMVASPALCSRDFITQQYDRYVRGNTVQAQYSDAGVLRINEETSRGVAISADASGRYAYLDPNMGVRLALAEAYRNVVVTGAKPVAVTNCLNFGSPENPDVMWQFREAVHGLADGAAELEIPVSGGNVSFYNQTGETPILPTPVVGVLGVIEDVNAAIPHRLPKGEGEQALLVLGDTKAEFGGSVWQDISGQGLSGLPPQVDLANEERLGELLHANKDILAAHDLSEGGLSQAVFEMLLGSGKGAKLDLSAVHEDAFTALFSESASRVLVAVDPSLVDATIERANATGVPAHVLGTTTDDGQITFGEHSVAVAALADAWANTLPALFGNATAPNAAL; encoded by the coding sequence ATGACTGTACATAATGACACGGTGGAGCACGCCGCGCAGACTCCTGAGCTGGAGCAGCCCTACGCGGAACTCGGCCTGAAGACCGACGAGTACGAAAAGATCAAGCGCATTCTGGGCCGCCGCCCGACGGATGCGGAGCTGACGGTGTACTCCGTCATGTGGTCCGAGCACTGCTCCTACAAGTCCTCCAAGGTGCACCTGCGCTACTTCGGGGAGACGATGACGGAGGAGATGGCGTCGAAAATTCTGGCCGGTATCGGCGAGAACGCGGGCGTCGTCGACATCGGTGACGGCGACGCGGTGACCTTCCGCGTGGAGAGCCACAACCACCCGTCCTTCGTGGAGCCCTACCAGGGTGCCGCGACGGGTGTGGGCGGCATTGTGCGCGACATCATGGCGATGGGCGCGCGCCCAATCGCGGTGATGGACCAGCTGCGCTTCGGCCCTGCTGACGCGCCGGACACCAAGCGAGTCCTGCCTGGCGTGGTGCACGGCGTTGGCGGCTACGGCAACTCGCTGGGCCTGCCGAACATTGGCGGCGAGACCGTCTTCGACGAAGCATATGCGGGTAACCCGCTGGTCAACGCGCTGTGCGTGGGCACGCTCAAGGTCGAGGACCTGAAGCTGGCGTTCGCCTCCGGCACGGGCAACAAGGTGGTCCTCTTTGGCTCCCGCACGGGCCTTGACGGCATCGGCGGCGTGTCGGTGCTGGGCTCTGCGACCTTCGAGGAAGGCGAGGAGCGCAAGCTCCCAGCCGTCCAGGTTGGCGACCCGTTCGCGGAGAAGGTCCTCATCGAGTGCTGCCTGGAGTTGTACAAGGCCGGCGTTGTCGTCGGTATTCAGGACCTCGGTGGCGGCGGCTTGGCGTGTGCTACCTCCGAGCTGGCTGCGGCGGGCGACGGCGGCATGACCGTCAACCTGGACAACGTGCCACTGCGCGCGGCGAATATGAGCGCCGCCGAGATCCTGGCGTCTGAGTCCCAGGAGCGCATGTGCGCCGTGGTCACCCCTGAGAACGTGGATCGCTTCATGGAGATCTGCGCGAAGTGGGAGGTCGGTGCGGCCGTGATTGGTGAGGTCACCGATGAGAAGGACCGCTACCTCGTCTACCACAAGGGCGAGCTGGTACTGGACGCGCCGCCGTCATCGATCGACGAAGGCCCGGTCTACGACCGCCCGTACGCGCGCCCCGAATGGCTTGATGGCGTGCAGGCGAAGGCGGACGTCGATACTTCGGAGGACCTGGAGGCTACCTGGCTGAAGATGGTTGCCTCCCCGGCGCTGTGCTCCCGCGACTTCATCACGCAGCAGTACGACCGCTACGTACGTGGCAACACCGTGCAGGCCCAGTACTCGGATGCGGGCGTGCTGCGCATCAACGAGGAGACCTCGCGCGGCGTGGCGATTTCCGCTGACGCGTCCGGCCGCTACGCCTACCTGGACCCGAACATGGGTGTGCGCCTCGCGCTTGCGGAGGCCTACCGCAATGTTGTGGTCACCGGCGCGAAGCCGGTCGCGGTGACGAACTGCCTCAACTTCGGTTCCCCTGAGAACCCCGACGTGATGTGGCAGTTCCGCGAAGCCGTCCACGGCCTCGCCGACGGCGCTGCTGAGCTGGAGATTCCGGTTTCCGGCGGCAACGTGTCCTTTTACAACCAGACCGGCGAGACCCCAATCCTGCCGACCCCAGTCGTGGGCGTGCTCGGCGTGATCGAGGACGTCAACGCCGCCATCCCGCACCGCCTGCCGAAGGGCGAGGGCGAGCAGGCCTTGCTCGTGCTGGGTGACACGAAGGCGGAGTTCGGCGGCTCGGTGTGGCAGGACATCTCCGGCCAGGGCCTGAGCGGCCTGCCACCGCAGGTAGACCTCGCGAACGAGGAGCGCCTCGGCGAGCTGCTGCACGCGAACAAGGACATCCTCGCCGCGCACGACCTCTCAGAAGGTGGCCTGTCCCAGGCTGTCTTCGAGATGCTGCTGGGCTCCGGCAAGGGCGCCAAGCTGGACCTTTCGGCGGTCCACGAGGACGCGTTCACCGCGCTGTTCTCCGAGTCCGCCTCCCGCGTGCTCGTCGCGGTGGATCCGTCGCTTGTCGACGCCACCATCGAGCGCGCAAACGCCACCGGCGTCCCAGCGCACGTGTTGGGCACCACCACCGACGACGGCCAGATCACCTTCGGTGAGCACTCCGTCGCCGTGGCCGCGCTGGCCGACGCGTGGGCGAATACGTTGCCGGCACTGTTCGGCAACGCGACGGCCCCGAACGCCGCGCTGTAA
- a CDS encoding phosphoribosylaminoimidazolesuccinocarboxamide synthase has protein sequence MRPELSDYTHLAGGKVREIYEVDDETLLMVASDRISAFDFSLEPAIPDKGRILTATSMFFFDLLSGVRNHLAGPIDDPRIPEEVLGRSYVVKKLKMIPFECVARGYLTGSGKKEYDRTGMVCGVKLPEGLVEASKLPEPIFTPATKAAQGDHDENVTFEYVEEKVGAKLAAQLRDLTLEVYTKAAEYAETKGIILADTKLEFGVDEEGNLVLADEVLTPDSSRYWPADTYEEGKVQPSFDKQYVRNWLTGPKSGWDPAENTQPPELPGSVVEATRDRYIEAYERLSGEKFGDWPGARA, from the coding sequence ATGCGTCCAGAGCTTTCTGACTATACCCACCTGGCTGGCGGCAAAGTCCGCGAGATTTACGAGGTGGATGACGAAACGTTATTGATGGTGGCGTCCGACCGCATTTCGGCGTTCGACTTCTCGCTGGAGCCGGCGATCCCGGATAAGGGCCGGATTCTGACTGCCACGTCCATGTTCTTCTTCGACCTGCTTTCGGGTGTGCGCAATCACCTGGCGGGCCCGATTGATGATCCCCGGATTCCGGAGGAGGTCCTCGGCCGCTCGTACGTGGTGAAGAAGCTGAAGATGATTCCGTTCGAGTGCGTCGCTCGCGGTTACCTGACTGGTTCAGGCAAGAAGGAGTACGACCGCACCGGCATGGTGTGTGGTGTGAAGCTGCCCGAGGGCCTGGTTGAGGCCTCGAAGTTACCGGAGCCGATTTTCACCCCGGCGACGAAGGCTGCGCAGGGTGACCACGACGAGAATGTCACGTTCGAGTACGTGGAGGAGAAGGTGGGCGCGAAGCTCGCCGCCCAGCTGCGCGACCTCACCTTGGAGGTGTACACCAAGGCTGCGGAGTACGCGGAGACCAAGGGCATCATCCTGGCGGACACGAAGCTGGAGTTCGGCGTCGACGAGGAAGGCAACCTGGTCCTTGCGGACGAGGTACTCACGCCTGATTCGTCCCGCTACTGGCCAGCCGATACGTACGAGGAAGGCAAGGTGCAGCCGAGCTTCGATAAGCAGTACGTGCGCAACTGGCTCACCGGCCCGAAGTCCGGCTGGGACCCTGCGGAGAACACGCAGCCACCGGAGCTGCCTGGTTCCGTGGTGGAGGCGACCCGCGACCGTTACATCGAGGCGTACGAGCGCCTCAGCGGCGAGAAGTTTGGGGACTGGCCGGGGGCGCGTGCCTAA
- the purS gene encoding phosphoribosylformylglycinamidine synthase subunit PurS — protein MAKVVVNVMPKAEILDPQGQAVLRALGRIGVNGVEDVRQGKRFEIEVDDTVSDDELKRVAETLLANMVIEDFEVVR, from the coding sequence ATGGCAAAAGTCGTGGTAAATGTCATGCCTAAGGCTGAAATTTTGGATCCGCAGGGCCAAGCTGTCCTGCGAGCGCTGGGCAGAATCGGGGTGAACGGTGTCGAGGACGTGCGTCAGGGCAAGCGCTTTGAAATCGAAGTCGACGACACCGTGTCCGACGATGAGCTCAAGCGCGTCGCCGAAACCCTCTTGGCAAATATGGTGATTGAAGACTTCGAGGTTGTTCGATGA
- the purB gene encoding adenylosuccinate lyase, translating to MSVVAEKLLKPNNSNVLSNRYASPEMATLWSAEHKIILERQLWIAVMKAQRELGVEIPEEAIAAYEAVVDKVDLASIAEREKVTRHDVKARIEEFNALAGYEHIHKGMTSRDLTENVEQLQIYRSLELIRDKSVAVLKAIGNRADQYSTLVMAGRSHNVAAQATTLGKRFASAADEMLVAVERIETLLAAYPLRGIKGPMGTAQDMLDLMGGDEAKLRQLEQSVARHLGFERTFDSVGQVYPRSLDFDAISAIVQLGAGPSSLATTIRLMAGNETVTEGFKEGQVGSSAMPHKMNARSCERVGGFQVILRGYLTMVADLAGQQWNEGDVFCSVVRRVALPDAFFAIDGQFETFLTVLDEFGAFPAMLNRELDRYLPFLATTRILMAAVRAGVGRETAHEIIKEHAVAMALDMRENGAEQNLIERLAADERLPLDKEQLQDALADRHAFIGSAESQVSNVCARIQQLIDAHPDAAAYKPGEIL from the coding sequence ATCAGCGTCGTGGCTGAGAAACTGTTGAAACCGAACAATAGCAACGTCCTGTCGAACCGCTACGCGTCGCCGGAGATGGCGACGCTGTGGAGCGCAGAACACAAGATCATTCTGGAGCGTCAGCTCTGGATCGCCGTGATGAAGGCGCAGCGTGAGCTGGGAGTCGAGATTCCCGAGGAGGCGATCGCTGCGTACGAGGCGGTCGTCGACAAGGTGGACCTGGCTTCGATTGCTGAGCGTGAGAAGGTCACGCGACATGACGTGAAGGCGCGCATTGAGGAGTTCAACGCGCTGGCCGGGTACGAGCACATCCATAAGGGGATGACCAGCCGTGACCTGACCGAGAATGTCGAACAGCTGCAGATTTATCGCTCGCTGGAGCTGATTCGCGACAAGTCGGTTGCGGTACTCAAGGCGATCGGGAACCGGGCGGATCAGTACTCCACCCTGGTGATGGCGGGGCGTTCGCACAACGTTGCGGCGCAGGCCACGACGCTGGGCAAGCGTTTCGCATCGGCGGCGGATGAGATGCTGGTAGCGGTTGAGCGCATCGAGACGCTGCTGGCGGCCTATCCGCTGCGCGGCATCAAGGGCCCGATGGGTACTGCACAGGACATGCTGGACCTGATGGGCGGCGACGAGGCGAAGTTGCGTCAGCTGGAGCAGTCGGTGGCGCGCCACCTGGGCTTCGAGCGTACCTTTGACTCGGTCGGCCAGGTCTACCCGCGTTCCTTGGACTTTGACGCGATCTCGGCGATTGTACAGCTGGGAGCGGGTCCGTCATCGCTCGCGACCACGATCCGCCTGATGGCCGGCAACGAAACGGTGACGGAGGGCTTCAAGGAGGGCCAGGTTGGTTCTTCGGCGATGCCGCACAAGATGAACGCGCGTTCCTGTGAGCGCGTCGGTGGCTTCCAGGTGATCCTGCGCGGCTACCTCACCATGGTCGCTGACCTTGCTGGGCAGCAGTGGAACGAGGGCGATGTGTTCTGCTCGGTGGTGCGCCGCGTGGCCCTGCCTGACGCGTTCTTCGCTATCGACGGCCAGTTTGAGACATTTCTCACTGTGCTGGATGAGTTCGGTGCGTTCCCGGCGATGCTCAACCGTGAGCTGGACCGTTACCTGCCGTTCTTGGCCACGACGAGGATTTTGATGGCGGCGGTACGCGCGGGTGTGGGCCGCGAGACGGCGCACGAGATTATCAAGGAGCACGCGGTTGCGATGGCGCTTGATATGCGCGAAAATGGCGCTGAACAAAACCTCATTGAGCGCCTCGCCGCTGATGAGCGCCTCCCGCTCGACAAAGAGCAGCTGCAGGATGCGTTGGCTGACCGCCACGCGTTCATTGGCTCGGCGGAGTCGCAGGTCAGCAACGTGTGCGCTCGTATCCAACAGCTTATCGACGCCCACCCGGACGCCGCTGCGTACAAACCAGGGGAGATTCTGTAA
- a CDS encoding acyl-CoA thioesterase translates to MKSPSITLRFMAAPTDVLHAGAQGVSGGRVLQWIDKAAYACAAQWSSTYCVTAYVGHIHFTRPIPSGHIVEVRSRIAMTGRTSMHIVNEVLSADPREGVFTRACDCLVIFVAKDAAGRPTPVPTFTPETDEERRVEAAAISRIDLRKAIEASMLEQTYTDDSTAPRTIHRFLAKPTDINWGGDVHGGTAMEWIDEAGMACTMEWSGERTAAVYAGGIRFYKPIHIGDLIEVEARLTRTDARSMHTSIFVRSGDPRGGRESLQNAIHATVTYIGIDIDGNPLAARKFTPVTDEDKRLWEHTQTLKDLRAQYEPEPLVRPDDAQQRVD, encoded by the coding sequence ATGAAGTCTCCTTCCATCACGCTACGTTTCATGGCGGCTCCTACAGATGTTCTCCACGCGGGCGCCCAGGGCGTCTCCGGTGGCCGTGTGTTGCAGTGGATCGACAAGGCGGCATACGCGTGTGCCGCGCAGTGGTCCTCGACCTACTGCGTGACTGCCTACGTCGGCCACATCCACTTCACCCGACCGATTCCGTCGGGTCACATTGTGGAGGTCCGTTCCCGGATCGCGATGACTGGCCGCACTTCCATGCACATCGTCAACGAGGTGCTCTCGGCAGACCCACGGGAAGGTGTTTTCACCCGCGCGTGCGACTGCCTGGTGATTTTCGTGGCAAAGGATGCAGCTGGGCGCCCAACCCCGGTGCCGACATTTACGCCTGAGACCGATGAGGAGCGCCGCGTGGAAGCCGCCGCGATCTCCCGCATCGACCTGCGCAAGGCCATCGAGGCGTCCATGCTGGAACAGACCTACACGGACGACTCCACCGCGCCGCGCACCATCCACCGCTTCCTGGCGAAGCCGACCGACATCAACTGGGGCGGCGATGTGCACGGCGGCACCGCCATGGAGTGGATCGATGAGGCCGGCATGGCCTGCACGATGGAGTGGTCCGGGGAACGCACCGCAGCGGTGTACGCGGGCGGCATCCGCTTCTACAAGCCGATCCACATCGGCGACCTCATCGAGGTGGAAGCGCGCCTGACCAGGACGGATGCGCGCTCGATGCATACCTCCATCTTTGTTCGATCGGGGGACCCGCGCGGCGGCCGCGAGTCGCTCCAGAACGCGATTCACGCCACGGTGACCTACATCGGTATCGACATCGACGGCAACCCGCTGGCCGCGCGCAAGTTCACCCCAGTCACGGACGAGGACAAGCGCCTCTGGGAGCACACGCAGACGCTCAAGGACCTGCGGGCGCAGTACGAGCCGGAGCCGCTGGTGCGCCCAGATGATGCGCAGCAGCGCGTCGACTAG